In Cydia strobilella chromosome 8, ilCydStro3.1, whole genome shotgun sequence, one DNA window encodes the following:
- the LOC134743724 gene encoding uncharacterized protein LOC134743724 isoform X7, which yields MARWLKALAAVFLLAAAATAARKSPPKAEPQIEEVTAKQLDRVLEDKDFVAVYWYARSCVTCDKVLEELEKIDDDTDTFGVDFVKINDKRLAKQYGITKFPALTYFREKEPIIYEGDLMDEESVLDFLTSLESMDLPDRIEEVNQKILSKIIEDTEYVAVLFCPDHKNCGPSNNKPECKKCAKALQELENIDDEADQLGIGFVKIHDEELAEEYSLGELPRLVYYRHEIPIIYESELSKEEDVLEWLIANKSTGDEEDVIEDVTAKTLNTLIGNVDNLVVVFYDHGDEESMTVLGELETIDDDCDRHGIQFVKIDDAKAANSFGIDNIPSIVYFEKQIPNVYDGDLENEEEILEWLVGQLEKDEIEDVTDEMLDKLIKDGKTVAVLFYDNNDRKSQKVLAELENIDDECDTLGIAFVKIDNDEEAKEYGIEKIPTLLYFEKGIPTYYEGNLEEEEKVLAWLRYQVESDEIEDITDEMLDLIIEKMPYVAVLFYDKDQKKSQKILSELENIDDECDQNDIAFVKIDDDKEAKEYGIESIPTMVFFEKGIPHIYEGDLMKEDELLGWLLHQKRHSEIPEVTDEMMDKLIESTPYLAVIFYDKEDKQDIRILNELENIDDELEKEGIVIVRMDNENEAKEFGIDHLPTLVYFEENIPAIYEGDLMNEDEVLEWLIEQKNSATIEEVTDEILTDLIEEHEYVVVYFSGNCEEGDECDNILDELENIDDELDETGIIFVTTEDLSLAKKYGIKTFPTLVFFRNKDPLIYKGDIEDEDEVLSWLTDEDTLEIPGKIEEVNSRMLEKILAENDHIVVFFYKEGDKKSQKVLSELENIDDECEEKDIDFVKISDEGVEKEYDLSELPALAFYRHKFRTIYEGDLMHEEDILSWVLELVDSQPDVIESVDRKTLKDLIADVEHLAVFFYSDDCDTCDEVLEELETIDDDTDKYEIQFVKSKDSKLASDIGIFSFPALVYYETGVPIMYDGNLLDESEVLEWMVKQKEDESIEHIEREKLFKYIDTKEFLAVVFYKEEDPETPRILRYVELIDDEASEYGIKVVKCSDRLMAKKYGFRNPPGITYFRKGKYINYDGDMDDEEEILDWLTNPENMELTDHIEKVNRKMFQKIRQTSDYVAVFFYSNDCKQCPRVLLEIEHIDDDADGAGINFVKIDDKQMAKEFGVFALPAVLFFKMGSKDPVIYAGDLYDEHQLLNWLLTQKNPSGDVIEALEGKDLLKLIEEEGSLAVYFYSLDCEQCAGILEELENIDDDCDRHKIKFVKTQDYSIAESYGVTDFPVLVYFENNVPNVYEGSLAEEEEVLQWLITQKTEDRIELITRVMLENMVEETQYLAVYFYKLNCHICDAILEGLEEVDDECDVYGIHMVKIQDPQLAKRYSIKTFPAMVYFRNGNPLLFEGDLQNEESILEWLIDDENRELADEIESVNERMLERLLVESHLLVVFFYDDEDCPECEDLLESLEQIDGEVDQFGIDFVKIASPEAAAKYNVINIPSLVYFRKQVPMLYDGDIHQVDKVLSWLTSQDVFEIKNEIEEVNRKMLDKLLEENEFLAVYFYEKSQESRAVLDKLENIDSETDNLDITFVKMEDPRYARKWGVTKLPAIVYFRKRFPSIYRGDTMNEEEVLDWLRKNRFRQPELNIFMYALIALSIAFVMYTAFLLQCFKPAPPAPAPHPKQA from the exons ATGCAAGGAGCTGCGTGACATGTGACAAAGTGCTAGAAGAGCTGGAGAAGATAGACGACGACACAGACACGTTTGGGGTGGACTTCGTCAAGATCAATGACAAGAGGCTCGCCAAGCAGTATGGCATCACGAAATTCCCCGCCCTCACGTACTTCCGTGAGAAGGAACCGATCATTTACGAAG GAGATCTCATGGACGAAGAAAGCGTCCTGGATTTCCTGACGAGTTTAGAATCCATGGACCTTCCGGACCGGATAGAGGAGGTAAACCAGAAGATCCTGTCCAAGATCATCGAGGACACGGAATACGTTGCCGTTCTCTTTT GTCCTGACCACAAAAATTGCGGCCCATCGAACA ACAAGCCCGAATGCAAGAAGTGTGCGAAGGCGCTTCAAGAACTGGAGAACATTGATGATGAAGCTGACCAGCTGGGAATCGGGTTCGTCAAGATTCACGACGAAGAACTTGCCGAGGAGTACAGTCTTGGAGAGTTGCCAAGACTTGTGTACTACAGGCACGAAATACCAATTATCTATGAAA GTGAGTTGAGCAAAGAGGAAGATGTCCTGGAGTGGTTGATCGCCAACAAGTCCACCGGTGACGAAGAAGATGTAATCGAAGACGTCACGGCCAAGACCCTCAACACCCTCATCGGCAACGTGGATAACCTTGTTGTTGTCTTCT ATGACCACGGTGACGAGGAATCAATGACAGTCCTTGGCGAGCTCGAAACCATCGATGACGACTGCGACCGCCACGGCATCCAGTTCGTCAAGATCGACGACGCCAAGGCCGCCAACTCCTTCGGCATCGACAACATCCCCTCCATCGTCTACTTCGAGAAGCAGATCCCCAACGTTTACGACG GTGATCTTGAAAACGAGGAAGAGATCCTGGAGTGGCTGGTGGGGCAGCTGGAGAAGGACGAGATCGAGGACGTCACCGATGAGATGCTGGACAAGTTGATCAAGGACGGGAAAACCGTTGCCGTGCTATTCT ATGACAATAACGATCGCAAATCTCAGAAAGTATTAGCAGAACTTGAGAACATTGATGACGAGTGCGATACCCTTGGCATTGCGTTTGTGAAGATTGACAATGATGAAGAAGCTAAAGAATACGGCATTGAAAAGATCCCAACTCTTCTGTATTTCGAAAAGGGCATCCCGACTTATTACGAAGGAAATCTGGAAGAGGAAGAGAAAGTATTAGCTTGGCTCAGGTATCAAGTGGAGAGCGACGAAATTGAGGATATCACTGATGAAATGCTCGACCTCATTATCGAGAAAATGCCATATGTCGCTGTGCTGttct ACGACAAGGACCAGAAGAAGAGTCAAAAGATCCTTTCTGAGCTGGAGAACATCGACGACGAATGTGACCAAAATGACATTGCCTTTGTCAAGATTGATGACGATAAAGAAGCCAAGGAATATGGTATTGAATCCATCCCAACTATGGTTTTCTTCGAGAAAGGTATCCCTCACATCTATGAAGGCGATCTGATGAAGGAAGATGAATTACTCGGATGGTTACTACATCAGAAACGACATAGTGAGATTCCTGAAGTCACTGATGAGATGATGGACAAGTTAATAGAAAGTACTCCGTATTTGGCTGTTATCTTTT ACGACAAAGAGGACAAACAAGATATAAGGATCCTCAATGAACTAGAAAACATTGATGATGAACTAGAAAAGGAAGGTATCGTTATTGTGCGAATGGACAACGAGAATGAAGCTAAAGAATTCGGTATCGACCATCTGCCGACCCTCGTATACTTTGAAGAGAACATCCCCGCTATCTACGAAGGTGACCTGATGAATGAAGATGAAGTATTGGAGTGGCTCATTGAACAGAAGAACAGCGCTACCATTGAGGAGGTTACTGATGAAATCTTGACTGATCTAATCGAAGAGCACGAATACGTGGTCGTTTATTTCA GCGGCAACTGCGAAGAGGGCGACGAATGCGACAACATCCTTGACGAGCTTGAAAACATCGACGACGAGCTGGACGAAACAGGCATCATCTTCGTCACCACCGAGGACCTGTCGCTCGCCAAGAAGTACGGCATCAAGACCTTTCCCACGCTTGTGTTCTTCAGGAACAAGGACCCACTCATTTATAAGG GTGACATCGAGGACGAGGATGAAGTGCTGTCATGGCTGACGGACGAAGACACCCTCGAGATCCCCGGCAAGATCGAGGAGGTCAACTCTAGGATGCTGGAGAAGATCCTCGCTGAAAACGACCATATCGTTGTCTTTTTCT ACAAGGAGGGCGACAAGAAATCACAAAAAGTACTCAGCGAGCTTGAAAACATCGATGACGAGTGCGAAGAAAAAGACATCGATTTTGTTAAGATTTCTGATGAAGGAGTGGAGAAGGAATACGACCTGTCTGAACTGCCGGCTTTGGCTTTCtatcgccacaagttcagaaCCATCTATGAAGGCGACTTGATGCATGAAGAAGATATCTTGTCTTGGGTGTTGGAATTAGTTGACTCTCAGCCTGACGTTATTGAGAGCGTAGACAGGAAGACTTTGAAGGATTTAATTGCTGATGTGGAACATCTTGCCGTCTTTTTTT ACAGTGATGATTGCGACACCTGCGACGAAGTGCTCGAAGAACTGGAGACAATTGACGACGACACAGACAAATACGAGATTCAGTTCGTCAAATCCAAGGACTCCAAACTGGCTTCAGACATTGGAATTTTCAGTTTCCCAGCTCTGGTATACTATGAGACCGGCGTTCCGATCATGTACGATG gtaatttaCTGGATGAATCAGAAGTGCTGGAATGGATGGTCAAACAAAAGGAAGATGAAAGTATTGAACATATTGAAAGAGAAAAGTTGTTCAAATATATTGACACAAAAGAATTCTTAGCAGTTGTTTTCT ATAAAGAAGAAGATCCAGAGACTCCGCGTATTCTAAGGTACGTGGAACTAATCGATGACGAAGCATCAGAGTACGGCATCAAAGTAGTAAAATGCAGCGATCGTTTGATGGCCAAGAAATACGGTTTCCGCAATCCGCCTGGCATCACCTACTTTAGGAAGGGCAAATACATCAATTACGACGGAGACATGGATGACGAGGAAGAGATTTTGGACTGGTTAACCAATCCGGAAAACATGGAACTTACGGATCACATAGAAAAAGTTAATCGTAAAATGTTTCAGAAGATACGACAGACATCCGATTATGTAGCAGTATTCTTTT ACAGTAATGACTGCAAACAGTGTCCCAGAGTGCTGCTGGAGATAGAGCACATTGACGATGACGCTGACGGCGCCGGTATCAACTTTGTCAAGATTGACGACAAGCAGATGGCCAAGGAATTTGGAGTTTTCGCTTTACCTGCTGTGCTGTTCTTCAAAATGGGATCTAAAGACCCTGTCATTTACGCTG GTGATCTTTACGATGAACATCAGTTATTAAACTGGTTGTTGACTCAAAAGAATCCATCAGGTGATGTAATTGAAGCTCTCGAGGGTAAAGATTTACTCAAATTAATAGAAGAGGAAGGATCTCTTGCTGTGTACTTCT ATTCGCTCGACTGCGAGCAATGCGCTGGCATTTTGGAAGAACTGGAGAACATAGATGACGATTGTGACCGACATAAAATAAAGTTCGTGAAGACACAAGATTACTCGATAGCGGAATCGTATGGAGTTACTGACTTCCCAGTATTGGTGTATTTTGAGAACAATGTTCCGAATGTGTACGAAGGTTCTCTGGCGGAGGAGGAAGAAGTGTTGCAATGGTTGATTACACAGAAAACTGAAGACCGCATTGAATTGATAACGAGAGTGATGCTAGAAAATATGGTTGAAGAAACACAGTACTTGGCAGTTTACTTTT ACAAATTGAACTGTCATATTTGCGACGCTATTCTTGAAGGACTAGAGGAGGTAGACGACGAATGCGACGTTTACGGTATTCATATGGTCAAAATACAAGATCCACAATTAGCCAAACGATATTCTATCAAGACCTTCCCGGCGATGGTTTACTTCag GAACGGCAATCCACTGCTTTTTGAAGGTGATCTGCAGAATGAAGAATCAATTCTTGAGTGGCTTATTGACGATGAAAATCGGGAGCTTGCAGATGAAATTGAATCCGTAAACGAGAGAATGCTAGAGAGGCTCCTAGTCGAATCACATTTACTCGTCGTCTTCTTct ATGATGATGAAGACTGTCCAGAATGTGAAGATCTGCTCGAATCACTAGAACAAATAGATGGTGAAGTAGATCAATTTGGTATTGATTTTGTGAAAATAGCCAGTCCAGAAGCGGCCGCGAAGTACAACGTTATTAATATACCTTCTCTAGTGTATTTCCGCAAACAAGTACCCATGCTCTATGATGGCGACATCCATCAAGTTGATAAGGTTCTTAGTTGGCTAACTTCTCAAGACGTTTtcgaaattaaaaatgaaattgagGAGGTCAACCGCAAAATGTTGGATAAGTTGCTGGAGGAAAACGAATTTTTAGCTGTTTATTTCT ACGAAAAATCACAAGAAAGTCGAGCCGTATTGGACAAATTGGAGAATATTGATAGCGAAACGGATAACTTGGATATAACTTTTGTAAAAATGGAAGACCCGCGATACGCAAGAAAATGGGGAGTCACTAAATTACCAGCTATCGTGTACTTTAGAAAGAGATTCCCAAGCATATACAGAG GCGACACAATGAACGAAGAGGAAGTACTGGACTGGCTTCGAAAGAATCGATTTAGACAGCCAGAGCTAAACATATTCATGTACGCTCTGATAGCGCTGTCAATAGCGTTCGTGATGTACACTGCGTTCCTGCTGCAGTGCTTCAAGCCCGCACCGCCTGCGCCGGCACCGCATCCGAAGCAGGCGTGA